DNA sequence from the Coregonus clupeaformis isolate EN_2021a chromosome 13, ASM2061545v1, whole genome shotgun sequence genome:
caaaacccttgttggcaatcacagaggtcagacgtttcttgtagttggccaccaggtttgcacacatctcaggagggattttgtcccactcccctttgcagatcttctccaagtcattaagttttcgaggctgacgtttggcaactcgaaccttcagctccctccatagattttctatgggattaaggtctggagactggctaggccactccaggaccttaatgtgcttcttcttgagccactcctttgttgccttggccgtgtgttttgggtcattgtcacgctggaatacccatccacgacccattttcaatgccctggctgagggaaggaggttctcacccaagatttgacggtacatggccccgtccatcgtccctttgatgcggtgaagttgtcctgtccccttagcagaaaaacacccccaaagcataatgtttccacctccatgtttgacggtggggatggtgttcttggggtcataggcagcattcctcctcctccaaacacggcgagttgagttgattccaaagagctcgattttggtctcatctgacacaacactttcacccagttctcctctgaatcattcagatgttcattggcaaacttcagatgggcctgtatatgtgctttcttgcacagcgggcgctgcaggatttcagtccttcacggcgtagtgtgttaccaattgttttcttggtgactatggtcccagctgccttgagatcattgacaagatcctcccgtgtagttctgggctgattcttcaccgttctcatgatcattacaactccacgaggtgagatcttgcatggagccccaggccgagagagattgacagttattttgtgtttcttccatttgcgaataatcgcaccaactgttgtcacctcctcaccaagctgcttggcgatggaattgtagcccattccagccttgtgtaggtctacaatcttgtccctgacatccttggagagctctttggtcttggccatggtggagagtttggaatctgattgattgattgcttctgtggacaggtgtcttttatacaggtaacaaactgagattaggagcactccctttaagagtgtgctcctaatctcagctcgttacctgtataacagacacctgggagccagaaatctttctgattgagagggggtcaaatacttatttccctcattaaatgcaaatcaagttataacattttcgacatgcgtttttctggattttgttgttgttattctgtctctcactgttcaaataaacctaccattaaaattataaactgatcatttctttgtcagtgggaaaacgtacaaaatcagcaggggatcaaatacctttttccctcactgtatatagtcatTAGTGCCATTATGTAATACATGCTCTGTATTCTCTTCTGTCCAGAAAATCACCAATCACCATCACTATCACTTTCATTATTATCCTCTtcctgttttgtgtgtgtgtgtgcctgtctgtctggtaaTAAACGTGTGGACGTATCTGTTCTCTAACCGGGACTCCAGGACAGTTGTACCTATTATCTAAACCGGCACCTCTTTCGGAGACCGCTCTTTTTCAATGAGGATACCTGGACCACCTactgagatgtgccttttgttaagtaaatcaggtgataaatgaggtgaaaaggagccTGGAGTGTGGagcattattataattatgtcaCTCTCACAGTAACACTGTTATCAACCTGTTAATTGCAGAACCATGTTTCAACACAACATCTCTGTCAGGCCATGTCCCAAACCCTCTTTTTGTACACTTTCCACACATGACTGTCCATCCACTCATCCATTCTCTGGCCTCATGTGACCTTTGACCCTGGTCTGATCCCTATGGCTGTAACTCTAATCTGACAGAAATGAATGACTGCGCACTGTGCTGGCTCCTCTGGCTCCTCTGGCCTCCCTGTGTCAGCAGCTTCTTGACCTGTAAAATAAAAGCGCCACCTCAGGCTCAGTGCCGATGCTTCCGTAACTGAGACCCAAGCATCTCATAGATAAGACAcagaaagttttttttttttttgccagaaTGGCAACTTCCTCCCCTTAGCATCAGCTCTCACAGTAATTGTCTTGTCCTAGGGTGGAAGGTGTTATGTGGATTGCTGCTGATGGCCTCGATTGTACTGACGAAACATAATTTTCTACAGTTCTATTACCAAATTTCTCTATTAGGGAATAGGGTCAATGTGTACACTCTCGTTCCTATTCTATCCATGCATGGATAGAATAGGAACATATCACACATATCTGAAAACCGAATCCACTGTTATTGATAACAGGTTATTAGTGTGAGTTTGGCATGGAGACAGTACTGTGTAAGGGATATTGAGGTGTATGGGAAAAGTTACGTTGGCCTATCCGTTGTACTTTTAAAGGCACTTGATCAGCAGGTTTTCAGTGCAGGGAGAGATTAAATGGTCTCAATTGACTGTTGTGTCATTATTGGCTTTAAAGCCATCTAGTAAATCACCTAGATTGATCAATGCAGTCAAGTTCAGACTCTGAGTTTATTGCAAGCTCAGGAAGAAATATCAATCTAAGTAATGCTAGATGCCTGCAGTGTAATGATATTTAGCTTCAAAAAGTTAATGGTCCAAGCACACACCTTACCTATCAAGCTGACGTTTATCTCTCAACACTTTCTGCCCACCCCAAGTCCTATATGATATAGTTTTGTTTTTAAGataaactacatgaccaaaagtatgtggacacctgcttgtcaaacatctccttccaaaatcatggccatttgctactataacagccttcactgtttgggggaaggatttccactagatgttggaacattgctgctgggtcttgcttcctttcagccacaaaaccattagtgaggtcgggtactgatgttgggcaattaggcctggctcgcagtcggcgttccaattcatcccaaaggtgttcgatggggttgaggttagggctctgtgcaggccagtcaagttcttccacaacgatctcgacaaaccatttctgtatggacctcgctttgtgcatgggggcattgtcatgctgaaataggaaagggccttccccaaactgttgccacaaagttggaagcacagaatcatctagaataccattgtatgctgtagcattaagaattcccttcactggaactaaggggcctctaccgaaccatgaaaaacagccacagaccattattcctcctccaccaaactttacaggtggcaggtagcattctcctggcctccgccaaacccagatttgtccgtcggactgccagaagcgtgattcatcactccagagaacgagtcccctgctccagagtccaatggcggcgagctttacaccattccagtcGACGCatggcattgagcatggtgatcttagacttgtgtgcggctgctcggccatggaaacccatttcatgaagctcctgacgaacagttattgtgctgacattgcttccagaggcagtttggaacacggtagtgagtgttgcaaccgaggacaggcgatttttacgcgctacgcgcttcagcactcggtggtcccgttctgtgagcttgtgtggcctaccacttcgcggctgaaccgttgttgctccttgacgtttccacttcacaataacagcacttacagttgaccggggtagctctagcatggcagaaatttgacgaactgacttgttggaaaggtggcatcctatgactgtgctacgttgaaagtcactgagctcttcactaaggccattctactgccaatgtttgtctatgtagacttcatggctgtgtgctcgattttataaacctgtcagcaacaggtgtggctgaaatagctgaacccactaatttgaaggtgtgtccacatacttttgtataaagtgcattccgaaagtattcagaccccttcactttttccacattttgttacgttacagctttattctaaaatggattaaataaaacatctacacacaattccccataatgacaaaatgaaaacaggtttgtggaaatgtttgctaatttataaaaaaaaaaaaaaacagaaataccttatttacatacgtattcagaacctttgctgtgagactcgaaattgagctcaggtgaatcctgtggtaaattaaattgattggacatgatttggaatggcacacacctgtctatataaggtccgacagttgacagtgcatgtcagagcaaaaaccaagccatgaggtcgaaggaattgtccgtagagctccgagacagtattttgtcgaggcacagatctgggaaagggtaccaaaaaatgtctgcagcattgaaggtccccaagaacacagtggcctccatcattcttaaatggaagaagtttggaaccaccaagactcttcctagagctggcagtcCGGCAAAACTgagctcatcacctggccaataccatccctacggtgaagcatggtggtggcagcatcatgctgtggggatgtttttcagcgccagggactgggagactagtcaggatcgagggaaagattaatggagcaaagtacaaagagatcctggatgaaaacctgctccagagcgctcaggacctcagactgggttgaacgttcaccttccaacaggacaacgaccctaagcacacagacaagacatagcaggagtggcttcggtacaagtctctgaatgtccttgagtggcccagccagagcccggacttgaacccgatagaacatctctggagagacctgaaaatagctgtgcagagacgcaccccatccaacctgacagagcttgagaggatctgcagagaagattaggagaaactacccaaatacaggtgtgccaagcttgtagcgtcatacccaagactctAGGCTTTAatcattgccaaaggtgcttcaacaaagtattgagtaaagggtctgaatacttaaataaatgtgatatttctgtgtatttttatttgatttcttagcaataatttctaaaaacctgtttttgctttgtcattatggggtattgtgtgtagattgatgagggaaaaaaacaatttaatcaattctgACACAATGTTTACCTCTTTGGGATATTTATTAAGTATATATGCTTTTAAATATGATGGTATTGTACAGTATATTCTACTCATTTGGTTTTGAACAATGACTTCAAAGTAAACAATGGGGATTCAAATCACAAGTACAATATCTATCAATAGAAACACACAATCAAAAACAACGAATGTAAAAAAAAGTCATAAAAACAACTAATAAAAACATTTTCTATTGACGTGGATGTTAAAGGGAAGAAAAGAAGGAAGAAAAGATCCACAATTCTCATGTGAATAATGGAATAAGCCCTAGATTTAGTTgccaagttgcagaaacatcggAGACATTGGAATGCAAATTTGACCCATTGATTCAATTCTAAATGCTTCAGTCTTAAGGTATGAAATACACTGGGCGATGCGCTAGCTGGGAGTGATCAAACAAAACAAGCTGTATTGTCTGGAAACACTCCACAGCAAGAGGGAAACACCATTAACAGACCTCCtaggaaaataaaatattttgatttatgATGCCACAGCTGAAAATAATGCCAATGCAATCATGACTGGAATCTGACGATCAATCATAACGATACATGTTCCTCCTGAGGGTGATAAACCCTAGTTCCAGTTTCTTAATTGCTTTACGAGAGAACCTACTTATCAAACAGCTTTTTACTGTTCAAATGTGTATATTACAGCGTACAGGACATGAGACATGAGAGGACTATTAAGGGTTTGGACTGCTACAGCAACTGGACAATATAGAGAGTATAACACTatcaataaaaactgaaatagctAAATCATAGGAAATATCAAGATATATCCTGAATTTAACCATAATTTATGGATACAGCAATCAATAATAAGTTACGCATAATAATTTCACAAAGATATCCGTAGTGATCCCTTGATTCTTGAACCCCAAACCCTCCCTCCAGgactccccctcccctctaccccccctccccctctccctcagttGAGTCCATAACAGTGTGGTTTGATTGACATGCAAGACCAAGCCCCCAACTGGTGCAGTCCCAGCCTATAGGAGACAGAGCTGCCCGGCCCTGTCCTGCCCACTCTAGGACTTCACTTCCTGCTTCTTCTTGCTCTGGAACTTCCTGAACTGTGATTGGATGGCCACAGCAGCCTTCTCCGTCTCCGGGGCCTTCATGTCGATGTCCGCGAAGTCCTCCTCAGGAGCATCCTTCTTAGAGTCATCTGtaggaatggagagatggtgaTAGACCGGAAGAGAGAGTGGGACAGCATAGAGCAAATTGGGGTCACTCCATTTCAATTGAGGTCACTCCATTTCATCCTTACATCATGAAGTGAAAAGctcattttttatatatatttttttacagtttTCAATTCATGAATTGACTGAAATGtttttgaaatggaattgacctcacCTCTGGCATTCACTAGTCTTCCTAGGAAAGAAACCTAAGACCTGTATCACCAACAGTAAGAATCAGTATCACCAACAGTGCTCTGCTGCCTCCCTTAGAACAATGTGGATTATCCCATGATGTCGGCCTGCTGTTTCTTCTTCAGATTGTCTCTCTTTTCTTTCAGGGTTTAACCTTGGTCTTTTGTTAACAGCTTTAGAACGTGCCTAAGTCTGTAGAAATGAGTTTGATttgaattcaattcaatagattatGTTTAAGAAGCAACCTTTTATAAACATATACACAGGATAAACAGTCAAATATGAAGCAAGGCAAGGCCTTTCTAATCTCtcatacatatactgtacatgctgTCAAGTCCTCTATTCATCCAGGAGGATTTCATTGTCTAACTCCCCTTTCATTATTCATACATTGCCCCCTTTAATCCAGAAGACAAAATAAATGTACGGTAATGAGTATAAAAATGTTCATTTACTTACAAACGTAATGTTAaacgtttatttaataaataGATAATTGCAGCCAAAATGCCAGCAAAGACAAAGTGGGTTCAGGTCAGTCCCCATGCTAGATACCAAAGAGTGAATATTTTGTGAATATTAAGCCTTGATTGCTTAAATATTAGGGGTGAACATACATAATTGGATTTGTGAAGTGACTGTGAGTGGCCTAACAAGCAACAGTGGATCCAATTTCagtagtggtggaaaaagtacccaattgtcatacttgagtaaaagtatagataccttattagaaagttactcaagtaaaagtgaaagtcagacagtaaaatactacttgagtaaaagtctaaaagtatttggttttaaattcacttaagtatcaaaagtaaatgtaattgctaaaaaacttaagtatcaaaagtaaaagtataaatcatttaaaattcctattatttagcaaagcagacggcacaattgtcttgtttttttaaACTTTCAGATAGCCAGGAGCAAACTCCAACAATCgttatttacaaaagatgcatttgtgtttagtgagtccgccagaccaaaggcagtagggatgaccacgtgttctcttgataagtgtgtgaatttgactattttcctgtcctgctaagcataaaaaatgtaatgagtacttttggttgtcagggaaaatgtatggagtaaaaagtacaatattttctttaggaatgtagtgaagtaaaagtaaaagttgaccCCCCACTTTGCCATACCCTAGGTATAGCTGAACTGACGCCACTGGTTGGAGCTGATGACGCTGAGATTTATGCTGCTAAGGGACACTGGGACAATGATTGATGAAGGTCTAGTCTCAGAACATCTAGGTGAGAGCATTCAGTATAGAGGGGTATTACAATAGCTGCAATCCAGACTACATGAAATCCCCACTACCACGTGTATATAATCCACCAAATTTGATCTAACCTGCAATGGAACACGACTACAATAAAACATAGCCAATATAATTCCCTATGGTAAATGTATTGTACACGTATTCTATCAACTTAAACTTAGGCATTGAAATATGACCATAGTGGGCAAATTCTAGTTGCTTAGGTTACTAAAACATTTAAAGGTTAAAACAAAGAAAGTAGAACTTCGcaaatgccaaatacattttattcaCACCTCAATCAAATTCACACATTCAATCGACTACAGCTATGGTAACTGGATAGATCATTCAATCATTAAAGACACTCAGGGCACAGCTGAGTGGCACAgctgagtggtcctctgtagctcagctggtagagcacggcgcttgtaacgccaaggtagtgggttcgatccccgggaccacccatacacaaaaatgtatgcacgcatgactgtaagtcgctttggataaaagcgtctgctaaatggcatattatattatattattattattattatagtatgtatGGGACTTCACATACAGCTTATACATTTCTTTTGAATTTTTCAACCCTATAATCCTATCACAAAGTTATATATATATGACTAAATTAATCACATTGATCTAATCTACATTATTGTAAAGTTAAACTTCAGAGGTAATGagaaacatttacattatttGGTCCAGAATCAATTTTTCATCTAGTCACATTCACTTTACCCAGATAGCTGAATTCTACACTTAACGTCATTTCTGGATATCAAAGTATCCTGCCAAGTATTGCAAGCCTAATTTTACTGTCTCTAACTACGGGGATTTGAATTACATTATCATGACAACAATACCATGCCCTAGTTTTGAAAGTAGGTCTTTCTGCGATTCCCTGGCTTGAATGTGCCCAAGGTGGATCGAGAGTCTTTATTTATTACTTAATCATGGCGTCTTTTCATTCATTAAAAAACACAAAAGAGAGCTAGTCAAGACAAATTATCTGTCAAGTTCTGCCATTCAGTTCTCCATGAGTAGAAGTGGAGACTGTGGACTCTCACTCAATGTGTTCTATGACTCTCACTCAAAGTGGTCATATGTACCAACATGGATGGAGTTTTCAGTCATGAATATTAGTTATACAGTACAGTAGGTCTACATGATGTATGGTTGTACactatgttgtgtattttgtcATATTTGTCCTATATAAATCATGTACACACCTTGTCCAGAAGGTTTGCTGTTTCCACTCATGGCTCCAGATCCTTGTCTCTGCAAAAGAAGAGAAAGAAAGTGATCAATATTCCTCCTTCAATACTATACATATAGGGCAAAACTTAGAGGTAGACCAGTAGCCAGAATGTAGCTGGTTCAAATCCTGGGCCGGTTGGAGAAAA
Encoded proteins:
- the LOC121580298 gene encoding calmodulin regulator protein PCP4-like, with product MSERQGSGAMSGNSKPSGQDDSKKDAPEEDFADIDMKAPETEKAAVAIQSQFRKFQSKKKQEVKS